In Caulobacter segnis ATCC 21756, the sequence GAAGGCCGGCGGTCACATGAACCATCCGGTTTCGGTGCAGCTGTATCACCTGTTCATGAAGCGCGGTTTCGCGACCCTGCGCTTCAACTTCCGCGGCGTGGGCCGCAGCCAGGGCGAGTTCGACGCCGGCATCGGCGAGCTGGCCGACGCGGCCACGGCGCTGGACTGGCTGCAGACCTCGAACCCGGCCGCCAGCCAGACTTGGGTCGCCGGCTTCGACTTCGGCGCCTATATCGGCATGCAACTGCTGATGCGCCGTCCCGAGACGGACGGCTTCATCTCGGTCTCGCCGCCGACCAACATGTACGATTTCAGCTTCCTGGCCCCCTGCCCGGCCTCGGGCCTGTTCCTGACCGGCTCGGCCGACACGATCACCCCGCCGGTCGAGGTGGAGCGCGTGGTCACCAAGCTGCGGACCCAGAAGGGCATCACGATCGACTACGAGGTCATCGACAAGGCCAGCCACTTCTGGACCGAGCATCTGCCCAGCGTCGAGAAAAGCGTCAGCGACTATCTCGACAAGCGATTGGCCGAAAATCCTATCTAGCGAGTTCAAAAGGCCTCCCTCCGGGGAGGCCTTTTTCGTTGCGCGTCGCGGCGGCTGGCGGAACATCGGTCCACGACCTATATTTTCACCGATTGATGAATATCAAGCGAGGCGGTGATGCACTACGACATCGTCATCGTCGGCGGCGGCGCCGGCGGACTGGAACTGGCGTCGCGGCTGGGCCGCAGGCTGGGCGGTCGGCCCAATACACCCCATCGGGGCAAGCGCCGGGTGCTGCTGATCGACCGCTCCAGCTTCCACATCTGGAAGCCGACCCTGCACGAGGTGGCGGCCGGCACCCTCGACGTCCACCAGGAAGGCATTTCCTATTCGATCCTCGGCCGCTCCAACGGCTTCAACTTCCTCCTCGGCGAGCTCGAGACCTTCGATCCCGGCGCCAAGCGCCTGACTCTCAGGGCGATCACCGACGATAACGGCCAGGTGCTGGCGCCCGAGCGCGCCATCACCTTCACCTATGGCGTCCTGGCGGTCGGCTCTGGCTCCAATCTGTTCGGCACCCCCGGCGCCGAGCAGGCTCATCTTCCGGAGCGGACCGAGGACGCCGAGGCCTTCCACGCCCGGCTGCTGGCGGCCTTCACCAAGGCCTCGTTCTCGAACGACAAGATCATGCGCGTCGCCATCGTCGGCGGCGGCGCGACCGGCGTCGAACTGTCGGCCGAGCTGATCGAGGCGCACCGCGAATTGCTGGGCAGCTTGGGCGACGAGCAGCGTTTCCGCCTGGACATCACGGTCGTGGAAGCCGCGCCGCGCATTCTGGGCGCCCTGCCCCAGAAGATCGCCGACAAGGCGACCCTCGCCCTGGAACGCAAGGGCGTAGCCGTGAAGACCGACGCCAAGGTGCTGGCCGTCCACGCCGATCGCCTGGAAACCAGCCAGGGCGACGTGCCCGCCGACCTGATCGTCTGGGCGGCAGGGATCAAGGCGGCCGAGACAAACCAGGGCTTTGGCCTGGAGACCAACCGCGCCAACCAGTTCGTGGTCAACGCCCACCTGGAGACCTCCGCCCCCGACGTCTGGGCCTTGGGCGACTGCGCCGCCGCGCCGTGGAAGGATGGCAAGACTGTCCCTGCCCGCGCCCAGGCCGCGCACCAGCAGGCCAGCTACCTGGAAAGGGCGATCATCGCGCGCCTGCGCCAGGGGCCGCTCAAGGCGCCGTTCGTCTATCGCGATTTCGGCTCGCTGGTCTCCTTGGGGGACCACAAGGGCGTGGGATCGCTGATGGGCGGGCTGGGCGGTCCGAACTTCTTCATCGAGGGGCTGCTGGCCAAGTGGGCCTACATGTCCCTGCACCTGGATCACCACCGTGCGATACTCGGCGTCGGCCGCACGGCCACCTTGGCGCTCGCGCGCCTGCTGCAGCAGCGGGTGTCAGGACGGCTGAAGCTGCACTGACCTCACGTGCAGGGCGGATAGTTTGTCTGAAAATAGGCCAGGTACTCGGCCATGCTCTGGGGGAACCCCATCGCCTTGCGCCGCTCGTCCACCGTCTCGGGATCCTCCAACCGATCCGGCGCCCACTTGCCGGCCTCACACACGACCTGACTGCCATAGCGCTGCGGCCGCCCTTCGTTGAGCGCCAGACGGTCGTACATCAGGCCGTAGTTCTGGCCGTCGACCTCGCCTTTCGCGACCAGAGGCTCCAGCACGGGCACGAAACGGCGCCAAAGCTCCAGATTAGAGTGCTGGACGATCATAAAGGCGGCCTTCGCGGCCTTGTCGCCATAGCGGCTTTTCAGAAACCAGCCCTCGGGCGGCGCCATGGCCAGGAGGGCCTTCTCGTTCTCGGCGTCCGCCTCCTCGACCGGGTCCCACATGGCCTTTCGCGCGGCGTTCATCTCTTCCGGCGGCAATAGGGAGAGATCAATGGTCACAAGAACGCGCCGACCGACCTGATCCAGCCGCCCCATCCGCTCCAGCTTCTCGGCATCGTTGGCCGGCGGCGGCAGCGCGGCCTGAGCCTTGCGTTCGGCTTCCAGGGCTTGGCGTACGGGCGCGATCAGCTCCGCGGCGCGCGGGCTAAGGGGCGGCCCATCGCTCGCGCCCAACAAGACCGCCAACAAAATCCCGATCATGCTCGCCCCCTGGCTTTAGTCCGAGGCCAGCTCAATTCAAAATCGTGGCCAAGTCTAGGCGTCGGTCAGGGCTCGACGATCCGACCGCCCGTCATCGGCGCCGTCACGCCGGTCGTGCCCGGGAAGCTGATCGGCAGGCCCTGGGCCGTGCGGGCGGCGAGATAGGCGAAGGCCTCGGCCTCGATGCTGTCGCCGCGCCAGCCGAAGGCCTCGGCGGTCTTCACCGGCACGGGCGCGCGCTCGGTCAGGGCGCGCATGATCTGCGGATTGTGACGGCCGCCGCCGCAGACGATCAGCGCGCTGGGCCGCGCGCCGTGGTCGAAGGCCTTGATCACCGCCTCGGCCGTGAAGGCGACGAGGGTCGCGGCCGCGTCCTCGGCCGACAGCGGCTCGACCAGGTCCAGCGGGAAGTCGTAGCGGTCCAGGGACTTGGGCGCGGGCCCGGCGAAGTAGTCGCTGGCCAGGAAGGCGTCGAGGATGGCCTGATCGACCCGGCCGGCGGCGGCCAGCCGGCCGTTCTCGTCGAACCGG encodes:
- a CDS encoding alpha/beta hydrolase encodes the protein MPDVILTGASGRIEGRYSPGKTETAPIALILHPHPKAGGHMNHPVSVQLYHLFMKRGFATLRFNFRGVGRSQGEFDAGIGELADAATALDWLQTSNPAASQTWVAGFDFGAYIGMQLLMRRPETDGFISVSPPTNMYDFSFLAPCPASGLFLTGSADTITPPVEVERVVTKLRTQKGITIDYEVIDKASHFWTEHLPSVEKSVSDYLDKRLAENPI
- a CDS encoding NAD(P)/FAD-dependent oxidoreductase — its product is MHYDIVIVGGGAGGLELASRLGRRLGGRPNTPHRGKRRVLLIDRSSFHIWKPTLHEVAAGTLDVHQEGISYSILGRSNGFNFLLGELETFDPGAKRLTLRAITDDNGQVLAPERAITFTYGVLAVGSGSNLFGTPGAEQAHLPERTEDAEAFHARLLAAFTKASFSNDKIMRVAIVGGGATGVELSAELIEAHRELLGSLGDEQRFRLDITVVEAAPRILGALPQKIADKATLALERKGVAVKTDAKVLAVHADRLETSQGDVPADLIVWAAGIKAAETNQGFGLETNRANQFVVNAHLETSAPDVWALGDCAAAPWKDGKTVPARAQAAHQQASYLERAIIARLRQGPLKAPFVYRDFGSLVSLGDHKGVGSLMGGLGGPNFFIEGLLAKWAYMSLHLDHHRAILGVGRTATLALARLLQQRVSGRLKLH
- a CDS encoding DUF6624 domain-containing protein; its protein translation is MIGILLAVLLGASDGPPLSPRAAELIAPVRQALEAERKAQAALPPPANDAEKLERMGRLDQVGRRVLVTIDLSLLPPEEMNAARKAMWDPVEEADAENEKALLAMAPPEGWFLKSRYGDKAAKAAFMIVQHSNLELWRRFVPVLEPLVAKGEVDGQNYGLMYDRLALNEGRPQRYGSQVVCEAGKWAPDRLEDPETVDERRKAMGFPQSMAEYLAYFQTNYPPCT